Proteins co-encoded in one Brassica oleracea var. oleracea cultivar TO1000 chromosome C4, BOL, whole genome shotgun sequence genomic window:
- the LOC106339847 gene encoding probable receptor-like protein kinase At5g47070 isoform X2, with amino-acid sequence MKCFHFSKDKSQDEVKTKKCDSIQSSSIARGGSGGSEFNSQTSTTTTTTSLHVLSETHINNLKAFPLDDLKTATNNFNRSLMIGEGGFGGVFRGIIQSPEDSRKKVEIAVKQLSRRGLQGHKEWVTEVNVLGVVEHPNLVKLIGYCAEDDERGIQRLLVYEYVPNRSVQDHLSNRFVLTPLPWSTRMKIALHTARGLAYLHHGLEFQIIFRDFKSSNILLDEKWNAKLSDFGLARMGPSDGISHVSTAVVGTIGYAAPEYIQTGHLTAKSDVWSYGIFLYELITGRRPFDRNRPRNEQNILDWIRPHLADIKKFKMIVDPRLEGNYYLKSALKLAAVANRCLMVKAKSRPTMSEVSEMLERIVETSEEEVSSDVLLMKSLAPKDAFEATRRERVKRRFVEVLIGVNGCPNLPTWSPKLVTSL; translated from the exons ATGAAATGTTTCCACTTCAGCAAAGACAAATCTCAGGATGAAGTCAAGACTAAAAAATGTGATTCAATACAATCTTCTTCCATCGCCAGAGGAGGATCAGGAGGGTCTGAGTTTAACTCACAAACAAGTACTACCACTACTACTACTTCCTTACACGTCCTCTCTGAGACACACATTAACAACCTCAAAGCATTCCCCCTCGATGACCTCAAAACCGCTACCAACAACTTCAACAGGTCCTTGATGATCGGCGAAGGCGGCTTTGGTGGCGTGTTCCGCGGCATCATTCAAAGCCCTGAAGACTCTCGTAAAAAGGTCGAAATCGCAGTGAAACAGCTCAGCAGAAGAGGCTTACAGGGGCATAAAGAATGGGTGACAGAAGTGAACGTGTTGGGTGTAGTGGAGCATCCGAATCTCGTGAAGCTGATCGGTTACTGCGCTGAAGATGATGAGAGAGGGATCCAACGGCTGCTTGTTTACGAATACGTACCAAACAGAAGCGTTCAAGACCATTTATCTAACCGTTTTGTACTCACTCCTCTCCCTTGGTCTACGAGAATGAAGATTGCTCTACACACTGCTCGTGGACTCGCTTATCTTCATCACGGCTTGGAGTTTCAG ATCATCTTTAGAGATTTCAAATCTTCAAACATTCTTCTTGATGAGAAGTGGAACGCAAAGCTCTCTGACTTCGGACTAGCTAGAATGGGACCTTCTGATGGAATCAGTCATGTCTCAACCGCG GTTGTAGGGACCATTGGTTATGCAGCTCCGGAGTACATCCAAACAGGACACCTCACGGCCAAGAGCGACGTGTGGAGCTACGGAATCTTCCTGTACGAGCTCATCACAGGGAGACGGCCGTTCGACAGAAACAGGCCAAGAAACGAGCAGAACATCTTGGACTGGATCAGACCGCACTTGGCTGATATCAAGAAGTTCAAGATGATCGTCGACCCAAGGCTTGAAGGGAACTACTACCTCAAATCTGCTTTGAAGCTAGCTGCGGTTGCGAACCGGTGTTTGATGGTGAAGGCCAAGTCTAGGCCAACGATGAGCGAGGTTTCAGAGATGTTAGAGAGGATAGTGGAGACTTCGGAGGAGGAGGTTTCTAGTGATGTGCTGTTGATGAAGAGCTTGGCGCCTAAAGATGCGTTTGAGGCGACAAGGAGAGAGAGGGTTAAGAGAAGATTTGTTGAAGTTTTAATTGGGGTTAATGGTTGTCCTAATCTGCCTACTTGGTCTCCTAAACTTGTCACTTCTCTTTGA
- the LOC106337441 gene encoding uncharacterized protein LOC106337441 isoform X2 translates to MRSTPPLATTEISPAALINYNRFSSSSSGISHFSPPRNHSSLFLLSPTGSVSHTPSSKSGVCNASQIADLFPAVSPEIVVREARLEDCWEVAETHCSSFFPGYSFPLDIVLRVDRLMAMIMGFSVPPGCQRICLVAVIGSSVDETICIGSQGFKIGAFDAKISLSKGYVAGILTVDTVADYLPRKGPLRQRRTGIAYISNVAVRESFRRKGIAKRLIWKAEALAKSWGCRAVGLHCELSNLGATKLYKDQGYRSIKIPEGASWPQPKTSPDTRFNFMMKLLNNNTAQTLEQFR, encoded by the exons ATGCGGAGCACACCACCGTTGGCGACGACGGAGATATCTCCAGCGGCTTTGATCAACTACAACCGCTTCTCCTCCTCCTCTTCAGGAATCTCTCACTTCTCTCCTCCGAGAAACCACTCGTCTCTCTTCCTCCTCTCCCCGACGGGCTCTGTTTCTCACACTCCGTCTTCAAAATCAG GAGTATGCAATGCAAGTCAAATAGCTGATCTTTTCCCAGCGGTTTCACCTGAGATCGTTGTACGGGAAGCGAGGTTGGAGGATTGCTGGGAAGTGGCTGAGACTCATTGCAGCTCCTTCTTCCCTGGATACTCGTTCCCTCTTGATATTGTCCTGAGAGTCGATAGGTTGATGGCGATGATAATGGGGTTCTCTGTTCCACCAGGGTGCCAGAGGATCTGCTTAGTCGCTGTGATAGGTAGCTCGGTTGATGAAACCATCTGCATCGGTAGCCAAGGTTTCAAGATTGGTGCTTTCGATGCAAAGATTAGTCTTAGCAAAGGCTATGTAGCTGGGATCTTGACTGTTGATACCGTCGCGGATTACCTTCCAAGGAAAGGTCCTCTCCGCCAGAGAAG GACGGGGATTGCTTACATATCGAACGTGGCGGTTAGAGAGAGTTTTCGGCGCAAGGGGATAGCAAAGAGACTCATATGGAAAGCAGAGGCTTTAGCTAAGAGCTGGGGGTGTCGAGCTGTTGGACTTCACTGTGAGCTCAGCAACTTAGGAGCCACTAAACTTTATAAAGATCAAGGTTACAGAAGCATCAAGATCCCTGAAGGAGCGAGTTGGCCACAGCCAAAGACATCTCCTGACACCAGGTTTAACTTCATGATGAAGCTTTTGAACAACAACACTGCCCAGACTCTTGAACAGTTCCGGTAA
- the LOC106339849 gene encoding protein ROOT PRIMORDIUM DEFECTIVE 1 gives MLFISRRAQTLKTLPSSSTQIRTYVDVYMKWKKDHYFDNIEHILRSPQLKSVIALKNCITSDPNSCIPISSVSKKTHQFDLSTKVTKFLRQFPSVFEEFVGPEHNLPWFRLTPEAAELDREERRVYQDSAEDLRGRLTKLILMSRDNALPLSIVQGMKWYLGLPDDYMMSLDSSFRFVDMEDGVKGLAVECSNGEKVLSFLQKNAIKNRGLLCSENRGLLCSEIEFPLFPSKGCRLRVKIEDWLKEFQRLPYVSPYDDYSRLDPSSDVAEKRVVGFLHELLCLFVDHSAERKKLLCLKKWFGLPQKVHKAFERHPQIFYLSMKNKTCTAILREPYRDKASVEPHPVLAVRKKYIQLMKSSELILKSRRTSCRFSNDGVVEKDLDLDFDG, from the coding sequence ATGCTCTTCATCAGCCGCCGTGCCCAAACCCTCAAAACCCTACCTTCCTCGTCCACACAGATCCGCACCTACGTCGATGTCTACATGAAATGGAAGAAAGACCACTACTTCGACAACATAGAGCACATCCTCCGTTCCCCTCAGCTCAAATCCGTCATCGCTCTCAAGAACTGCATCACCAGCGACCCCAACAGCTGCATCCCAATCTCCTCCGTCTCCAAGAAGACCCACCAGTTCGACCTATCAACCAAAGTCACAAAGTTCTTACGACAGTTTCCTAGTGTCTTCGAGGAGTTCGTTGGTCCCGAGCACAACCTCCCCTGGTTTAGATTGACGCCAGAAGCTGCTGAGCTCGACAGGGAAGAGAGACGAGTGTACCAAGACTCAGCTGAGGACTTGCGTGGTAGGTTGACGAAGCTGATTCTGATGAGTAGAGACAATGCCTTGCCTTTGAGTATTGTTCAAGGGATGAAATGGTATCTTGGTCTGCCTGACGATTACATGATGAGTCTTGATTCTTCGTTTAGGTTTGTTGATATGGAAGACGGGGTTAAGGGTTTAGCTGTGGAGTGTAGCAACGGAGAAAAGGTTCTGTCTTTTTTACAGAAGAACGCAATCAAGAACAGAGGATTACTCTGTTCTGAGAACAGAGGACTACTCTGTTCTGAGATTGAGTTTCCTCTGTTTCCGTCAAAAGGTTGTAGATTGAGAGTCAAGATCGAAGATTGGCTAAAAGAGTTTCAACGGCTTCCTTATGTCTCACCGTACGATGATTACTCTCGTTTGGATCCGAGCAGTGACGTTGCTGAGAAGAGAGTCGTTGGGTTTCTTCATGAGCTGCTCTGCCTCTTCGTCGATCATTCCGCAGAGAGGAAGAAGCTTCTGTGCCTCAAGAAGTGGTTTGGGTTGCCTCAGAAGGTTCACAAGGCCTTTGAGAGGCATCCGCAGATCTTTTACTTGTCTATGAAGAACAAGACTTGTACAGCTATTCTCAGAGAGCCTTATAGAGACAAAGCTAGCGTGGAGCCGCATCCGGTGTTGGCTGTGAGGAAGAAGTATATTCAGTTGATGAAGAGTTCAGAGTTGATTCTCAAGAGTAGAAGGACTAGTTGCAGGTTTTCAAATGATGGTGTTGTAGAGAAAGATTTGGATTTGGATTTTGATGGCTAA
- the LOC106339850 gene encoding E3 ubiquitin-protein ligase Topors: MRNPPPPPSPTPTTSPSRSIEKRNSLPRIGQNFPERAILAALKEQSCSICLENLTHRRAAVIPSCRHGYCLGCIRKWSGVKRTCPLCNARFDSWLVVNDLASRTFREERLPLLRDRQTVTYHRRNIIPSGRRRTIPRSTDVLESSSSRRSRPLPWRRSFGRPGSVPDHVILERKLRWRASIYDRQLRAVRLHSRSSLLLVNDDHTKARITERIEPWMRREVQAVLGDPDPSIVVHFASALFIKRLERENNGQSGQGGGILVEDQVSSSLGIFLGDKEDIFWHELRCFAESSLTMETYDAVVEYNEVE; this comes from the exons ATGCGGAACCCGCCTCCACCTCCGTCCCCAACGCCGACGACCTCACCGTCACGTTCCATCGAGAAAAGGAACTCTCTTCCTAGAATCGGTCAGAACTTCCCGGAAAGAGCAATCCTCGCCGCCTTAAAAGAGCAATCATGTTCGATATGCCTTGAAAACCTAACCCACCGACGCGCCGCCGTGATCCCGTCGTGCAGGCACGGGTACTGCCTCGGTTGCATCCGCAAGTGGAGCGGCGTCAAGAGAACCTGCCCTCTCTGCAACGCTCGTTTCGACTCCTGGCTCGTCGTTAACGATCTCGCTTCTAGAACATTCCGCGAGGAGCGCTTACCGCTTCTCCGTGATCGCCAGACAGTGACTTATCATCGTCGGAATATCATCCCTTCCGGTCGCCGGAG GACGATTCCTAGGTCAACGGATGTGTTGGAGAGCTCTAGCTCGAGAAGGTCAAGGCCATTGCCGTGGAGGAGATCTTTTGGACGGCCTGGTTCGGTTCCTGATCATGTTATCTTGGAGAGGAAGCTTCGCTGGCGAGCTAG CATATACGATAGACAACTACGAGCTGTTCGCTTGCATTCTAGGTCAAGCTTACTACTG GTGAATGATGATCACACTAAGGCGAGGATAACTGAAAGAATCGAACCGTGGATGAGAAGAGAGGTTCAGGCAGTCCTTGGAGATCCCGATCCTTCAATCGTTGTTCATTTTGCATCGGCCCTTTTCATCAAAAGGCTTGAGAGAGAGAATAATGGACAATCAGGGCAGGGAGGAGGGATACTAGTGGAAGACCAAGTCTCCTCCTCTCTTGGAATATTCTTGGGTGATAAGGAGGATATCTTTTGGCATGAACTGAG ATGTTTCGCTGAGAGTAGCCTCACGATGGAAACATACGATGCAGTAGTTGAGTACAATGAGGTGGAGTAG
- the LOC106337441 gene encoding uncharacterized protein LOC106337441 isoform X1: protein MRSTPPLATTEISPAALINYNRFSSSSSGISHFSPPRNHSSLFLLSPTGSVSHTPSSKSVGVCNASQIADLFPAVSPEIVVREARLEDCWEVAETHCSSFFPGYSFPLDIVLRVDRLMAMIMGFSVPPGCQRICLVAVIGSSVDETICIGSQGFKIGAFDAKISLSKGYVAGILTVDTVADYLPRKGPLRQRRTGIAYISNVAVRESFRRKGIAKRLIWKAEALAKSWGCRAVGLHCELSNLGATKLYKDQGYRSIKIPEGASWPQPKTSPDTRFNFMMKLLNNNTAQTLEQFR, encoded by the exons ATGCGGAGCACACCACCGTTGGCGACGACGGAGATATCTCCAGCGGCTTTGATCAACTACAACCGCTTCTCCTCCTCCTCTTCAGGAATCTCTCACTTCTCTCCTCCGAGAAACCACTCGTCTCTCTTCCTCCTCTCCCCGACGGGCTCTGTTTCTCACACTCCGTCTTCAAAATCAG TAGGAGTATGCAATGCAAGTCAAATAGCTGATCTTTTCCCAGCGGTTTCACCTGAGATCGTTGTACGGGAAGCGAGGTTGGAGGATTGCTGGGAAGTGGCTGAGACTCATTGCAGCTCCTTCTTCCCTGGATACTCGTTCCCTCTTGATATTGTCCTGAGAGTCGATAGGTTGATGGCGATGATAATGGGGTTCTCTGTTCCACCAGGGTGCCAGAGGATCTGCTTAGTCGCTGTGATAGGTAGCTCGGTTGATGAAACCATCTGCATCGGTAGCCAAGGTTTCAAGATTGGTGCTTTCGATGCAAAGATTAGTCTTAGCAAAGGCTATGTAGCTGGGATCTTGACTGTTGATACCGTCGCGGATTACCTTCCAAGGAAAGGTCCTCTCCGCCAGAGAAG GACGGGGATTGCTTACATATCGAACGTGGCGGTTAGAGAGAGTTTTCGGCGCAAGGGGATAGCAAAGAGACTCATATGGAAAGCAGAGGCTTTAGCTAAGAGCTGGGGGTGTCGAGCTGTTGGACTTCACTGTGAGCTCAGCAACTTAGGAGCCACTAAACTTTATAAAGATCAAGGTTACAGAAGCATCAAGATCCCTGAAGGAGCGAGTTGGCCACAGCCAAAGACATCTCCTGACACCAGGTTTAACTTCATGATGAAGCTTTTGAACAACAACACTGCCCAGACTCTTGAACAGTTCCGGTAA
- the LOC106339847 gene encoding probable receptor-like protein kinase At5g47070 isoform X1 gives MNTSTSVRRLVSSKTMKCFHFSKDKSQDEVKTKKCDSIQSSSIARGGSGGSEFNSQTSTTTTTTSLHVLSETHINNLKAFPLDDLKTATNNFNRSLMIGEGGFGGVFRGIIQSPEDSRKKVEIAVKQLSRRGLQGHKEWVTEVNVLGVVEHPNLVKLIGYCAEDDERGIQRLLVYEYVPNRSVQDHLSNRFVLTPLPWSTRMKIALHTARGLAYLHHGLEFQIIFRDFKSSNILLDEKWNAKLSDFGLARMGPSDGISHVSTAVVGTIGYAAPEYIQTGHLTAKSDVWSYGIFLYELITGRRPFDRNRPRNEQNILDWIRPHLADIKKFKMIVDPRLEGNYYLKSALKLAAVANRCLMVKAKSRPTMSEVSEMLERIVETSEEEVSSDVLLMKSLAPKDAFEATRRERVKRRFVEVLIGVNGCPNLPTWSPKLVTSL, from the exons ATGAATACTTCTACATCAG TGAGGCGATTGGTTTCCTCAAAGACAATGAAATGTTTCCACTTCAGCAAAGACAAATCTCAGGATGAAGTCAAGACTAAAAAATGTGATTCAATACAATCTTCTTCCATCGCCAGAGGAGGATCAGGAGGGTCTGAGTTTAACTCACAAACAAGTACTACCACTACTACTACTTCCTTACACGTCCTCTCTGAGACACACATTAACAACCTCAAAGCATTCCCCCTCGATGACCTCAAAACCGCTACCAACAACTTCAACAGGTCCTTGATGATCGGCGAAGGCGGCTTTGGTGGCGTGTTCCGCGGCATCATTCAAAGCCCTGAAGACTCTCGTAAAAAGGTCGAAATCGCAGTGAAACAGCTCAGCAGAAGAGGCTTACAGGGGCATAAAGAATGGGTGACAGAAGTGAACGTGTTGGGTGTAGTGGAGCATCCGAATCTCGTGAAGCTGATCGGTTACTGCGCTGAAGATGATGAGAGAGGGATCCAACGGCTGCTTGTTTACGAATACGTACCAAACAGAAGCGTTCAAGACCATTTATCTAACCGTTTTGTACTCACTCCTCTCCCTTGGTCTACGAGAATGAAGATTGCTCTACACACTGCTCGTGGACTCGCTTATCTTCATCACGGCTTGGAGTTTCAG ATCATCTTTAGAGATTTCAAATCTTCAAACATTCTTCTTGATGAGAAGTGGAACGCAAAGCTCTCTGACTTCGGACTAGCTAGAATGGGACCTTCTGATGGAATCAGTCATGTCTCAACCGCG GTTGTAGGGACCATTGGTTATGCAGCTCCGGAGTACATCCAAACAGGACACCTCACGGCCAAGAGCGACGTGTGGAGCTACGGAATCTTCCTGTACGAGCTCATCACAGGGAGACGGCCGTTCGACAGAAACAGGCCAAGAAACGAGCAGAACATCTTGGACTGGATCAGACCGCACTTGGCTGATATCAAGAAGTTCAAGATGATCGTCGACCCAAGGCTTGAAGGGAACTACTACCTCAAATCTGCTTTGAAGCTAGCTGCGGTTGCGAACCGGTGTTTGATGGTGAAGGCCAAGTCTAGGCCAACGATGAGCGAGGTTTCAGAGATGTTAGAGAGGATAGTGGAGACTTCGGAGGAGGAGGTTTCTAGTGATGTGCTGTTGATGAAGAGCTTGGCGCCTAAAGATGCGTTTGAGGCGACAAGGAGAGAGAGGGTTAAGAGAAGATTTGTTGAAGTTTTAATTGGGGTTAATGGTTGTCCTAATCTGCCTACTTGGTCTCCTAAACTTGTCACTTCTCTTTGA
- the LOC106336982 gene encoding inorganic phosphate transporter 1-4, whose product MARDQLQVLNALDVAKTQWYHFTAIIIAGMGFFTDAYDLFCISLVTKLLGRIYYHVPGSPKPGTLPPNVAAAVNGVAFCGTLAGQLFFGWLGDKLGRKKVYGMTLMVMVICSIASGLSFGHEPKAVMATLCFFRFWLGFGIGGDYPLSATIMSEYANKKTRGAFIAAVFAMQGFGIMAGGIFAIIISSAFEAQFPAPAYADDALGSTVSQADFVWRIILMVGAIPAAMTYYSRSKMPETARYTALVAKDAKQAASDMSRVLQVEIEAEQQKVEEISKDKSKAFSLFSKEFMKRHGLHLLGTTSTWFLLDIAFYSQNLFQKDIFSAIGWIPPAQTMNAIQEVFKIARAQTLIALCSTVPGYWFTVAFIDVIGRFAIQLMGFFFMTVFMFALAIPYNHWTHKENRIGFVVMYSLTFFFANFGPNATTFVVPAEIFPARFRSTCHGISAASGKLGAMVGAFGFLYLAQSPDKAKTDAGYPPGIGVKNSLIVLGVVNFLGILFTFLVPESKGKSLEEMSGENEENENSNSDSRTVPIV is encoded by the coding sequence ATGGCAAGGGATCAGTTACAAGTGCTGAATGCACTTGATGTAGCGAAGACACAATGGTACCACTTTACGGCGATTATAATTGCCGGAATGGGATTCTTCACCGATGCTTACGATCTCTTCTGCATCTCTCTTGTCACGAAGCTCCTCGGCCGCATATACTACCACGTACCAGGCTCCCCGAAGCCTGGAACTCTCCCTCCAAACGTTGCTGCTGCCGTTAACGGCGTTGCCTTCTGTGGAACCCTCGCTGGCCAGCTCTTCTTTGGGTGGCTTGGTGACAAGCTCGGGAGGAAGAAAGTTTATGGTATGACGTTGATGGTCATGGTCATCTGCTCTATAGCATCCGGTCTCTCTTTCGGACACGAGCCAAAAGCAGTGATGGCCACGCTCTGCTTTTTTAGGTTTTGGCTAGGGTTTGGGATTGGTGGTGACTACCCTTTGTCTGCAACGATCATGTCTGAATACGCTAACAAGAAGACTCGTGGGGCGTTTATCGCTGCGGTTTTCGCCATGCAAGGGTTTGGGATCATGGCTGGTGGAATCTTCGCTATTATTATCTCCTCTGCTTTTGAAGCTCAGTTCCCTGCCCCGGCCTATGCGGATGATGCCTTGGGGTCCACGGTATCCCAAGCAGATTTTGTGTGGCGTATAATCTTGATGGTTGGTGCTATCCCAGCTGCAATGACGTATTATTCTAGGTCAAAGATGCCGGAGACAGCAAGGTACACAGCTTTGGTTGCTAAAGACGCAAAGCAAGCTGCTTCAGACATGTCTAGGGTTCTCCAAGTTGAGATAGAGGCAGAACAACAGAAAGTAGAAGAGATCTCAAAGGACAAGTCCAAAGCCTTTTCCTTGTTCTCCAAGGAATTCATGAAACGCCATGGACTTCATTTGCTAGGCACAACATCAACCTGGTTCCTCCTCGACATCGCTTTCTACAGTCAAAACCTATTTCAAAAAGATATTTTCAGCGCAATCGGATGGATCCCTCCGGCGCAAACCATGAACGCGATTCAAGAAGTGTTCAAGATCGCGCGTGCTCAAACCCTAATTGCCTTGTGCAGCACGGTACCAGGCTACTGGTTCACAGTTGCTTTCATCGACGTCATTGGAAGATTTGCCATTCAGCTAATGGGATTCTTCTTCATGACGGTCTTTATGTTTGCTCTGGCTATTCCTTACAACCACTGGACTCACAAGGAGAACCGAATCGGATTCGTTGTCATGTACTCATTAACGTTCTTTTTCGCCAACTTTGGACCTAATGCTACAACCTTCGTTGTACCGGCCGAGATCTTCCCGGCCCGGTTCAGATCCACGTGCCATGGTATCTCTGCAGCATCAGGAAAGTTAGGTGCGATGGTTGGTGCTTTCGGGTTCTTGTACTTGGCACAAAGTCCAGACAAGGCCAAGACGGACGCAGGATACCCTCCAGGGATTGGGGTCAAGAACTCTCTTATCGTGTTAGGTGTGGTTAACTTCTTGGGCATTCTGTTTACTTTCTTGGTGCCTGAATCTAAAGGGAAGTCACTTGAGGAAATGTCCGGTGAAAATGAGGAGAATGAGAACAGCAACAGCGATAGTAGAACGGTCCCAATAGTTTAG
- the LOC106339164 gene encoding glutathione S-transferase T3-like: MMMKRVSSDNCGYVGAAWETVNESKETVNESVEDKGLAGSSKIQRSHKDVKPSIFKFIGVDTFIGIVYVRIKWIFEKAIAFWKRIAAYFGSSPQLAGYQKRDTTCCKSRWGKINEGVCKFVGCYDAATKQKSSGQSEDDVLKMAHDIFFNDYKSKFTLEHAWLELRHDQKWCGGLASKENVSSKRRKLDDQSPQSSTSVPCSLGGDEPTARPAGVKAAKGKSKAAVSKGKTSEAEGKLCVDFQNMWEIKQKDFVL; the protein is encoded by the exons ATGATGATGAAGAGAGTATCTTCCGACAACTGTGGATACG TTGGAGCTGCGTGGGAGACAGTAAATGAGAGCAAAGAGACAGTAAATGAGAGCGTGGAAGACAAAGGTCTTGCAGGGAGCAGCAAGATACAGAGGTCACACAAAGACGTCAAACCATCTATCTTTAAGTTCATAG GAGTAGATACATTTATTGGCATTGTTTACGTTAGAATTAAATGGATTTTTGAG AAAGCAATTGCGTTTTGGAAACGAATTGCTGCTTATTTTGGTTCAAGTCCACAGCTTGCCGGTTACCAAAAGAGAGACACAACTTGCTGTAAATCGAGGTGGGGGAAGATTAATGAGGGCGTGTGCAAGTTTGTTGGTTGCTATGATGCTGCAACCAAACAAAAATCGAGTGGCCAGAGTGAGGATGATGTACTGAAGATGGCTCATGACATTTTCTTCAATGATTATAAGAGCAAATTCACACTTGAGCATGCATGGTTGGAGTTGAGGCATGATCAAAAATGGTGTGGAGGTCTGGCGAGTAAAGAGAATGTGAGCTCTAAGAGAAGAAAGCTTGATGATCAATCACCACAGTCATCAACGTCAGTGCCATGTAGCCTTGGAGGAGATGAACCAACGGCTCGGCCTGCTGGTGTCAAAGCTGCGAAGGGCAAAAGTAAAGCGGCTGTGAGTAAGGGTAAGACTTCTGAAGCAGAAGGGAAGTTGTGTGTTGACTTTCAGAACATGTGGGAGATCAAGCAAAAGGATTTTGTATTGTGA
- the LOC106339163 gene encoding uncharacterized protein LOC106339163, with protein MSRLWCFLLIITLCVGLNNAGLMEKNSVHVKNSLGPNNILRVDCSSKDDFLGVHDLKPGQTFDFSFNDSIFKTKFDCTLAQGQGFIHQASFRAYEGGGFIVHYGKKNFWDAREDGIYFTHGKETPKLEYKWS; from the coding sequence ATGAGTCGTCTCTGGTGCTTTTTGCTTATCATTACATTGTGCGTGGGGTTAAATAATGCGGGATTGATGGAGAAAAACTCCGTACACGTCAAAAACTCTCTTGGTCCCAACAATATTCTCAGGGTCGATTGTTCATCAAAAGATGACTTTCTAGGCGTCCACGATTTGAAGCCTGGACAAACCTTTGATTTTAGTTTTAATGACAGTATCTTCAAGACCAAATTCGATTGTACCTTAGCGCAGGGACAGGGTTTCATTCATCAGGCAAGCTTTAGAGCATATGAAGGTGGTGGTTTCATAGTTCATTACGGCAAGAAGAATTTTTGGGATGCTAGAGAAGATGGAATTTACTTTACACATGGTAAAGAAACTCCCAAGTTAGAGTATAAGTGGTCATAA